CCTGCGCGTTCAGTTTCAGATCATCAGGTACAGTGGCGCATGAACACCCTTATGACGGTGCTGCACACGCTCCTCACTCCGCAAGATGGGTGGTCTGCTGAGTTCTTCCTGCGGGTGGCCCTGTCCGTCCTCCTCCTGTTCGCGTTGGTGATCTTCATCGCCCGCGCTTTCGGTTCGCGCACGTTCGCGTCGTTCACCTCCTTTGATTTTCTGATTAACGTCACCGCCGGTTCGCTGGTGGCCAGCGCCATTATGGGTAAGAACCTGATCGGCGGCGCACTGGCGCTGCTGTGCTTAGCCGGACTGCAATGGCTGATCTCTTTCTTCAGCGCTCGGTTTCGCCCCTGGCATGACCTGGTGGACAACCCGCCGGTGGTGCTAATCGAACACGGTCAGTACCAGCACCGCGTCATGCGCCGCGTGCGCGTTTCAATGCAGTCTCTAGAACAGCAACTCAGAAACCAAGGCGTCACTGAGGTAGAGAAAGTGCAGTTCGCCATCTTGGAATCCGGCGGCACCATCTCGGTCATTTCCGGTGATGCGTCCCAGAGATCAGTGGGCACCCTGCCGCGCCGGACAGGTTAATCATCTCGCCCTTTCGCGCAGCGCAGTTCACGGGTCAGGAACTTCAGCGTACTCCCGTTGAATTGACCTGACCGCGCTCCTCACCTGCAAGCCGGAGCAAGCGTATCCACGCTAGGAAAGCGCATGAGACTCGCCCCACCATACTGAGTTGCCACGTCATTGCTGATCATTTTGTGGGAATCCGTTCCAAAAGAGCTTCGGTCCGCCCGATTGCCCTCAGGTCACCGCTATTCGTCTTCGGTAGATTCAACGATGCTCTCGACATTCATAGAAACGGCGCTGTTATTGCCTTTGGGCGGTGGAGATCTCAGCAACAAAAAAGCGCCCCCGCTCGGCTCAGGCCGGTGCGGGGACGGCTTTTGCGGACTTATGGCTTTTAGGGCTGGGCAACATGGCGCTCCGCCAGAAGCTCAACAAGGCAGACAACTGGCGCTGGAACCCTGAAAACTCGAGGGACTTCACTATATAAAAATTGGCCTGTAGATCGTACGCCTCGGTGATGTCTTTCGGCCTTTTCGACGTGCTCAACATCCCTACCGGTAAGTGCCACAGTTCGGATGTCGTCTTAATCACCTTCAGGATCTCAAAGCCGTTCATCTCTGGCATGTTGACATCCAACAACAGCAGATCAGGGAGTTGAGCGCCAGCCTTGAAGCTCGCGAGGACAGCTGGGCCTGAGTCACTAAAGGTGAATTCACATTCCAGACCAGGGTAGTTCAACGCTTCTTCAGCCAGCAGACAATCCGCGTAGTTGTCGTCTATCAGCATCAAGCGAAATGGACGATTCATTTCTTAGAGCTCGCAGGAACCACAAGCGTCTTCATGAGAGATTTACTTTAACACAGCACCTTCGTTTGAACCAGAGACCTCAAGATAAGATTTGGAATTCAACTGGACTGGACCGACGACGGGAGGAACCTCATTCTTACCGTCAGCTAAACTATCTCATGCCGGAATACGAGCAAACGCACCGCCCTTCTCCTACGGTTGCCAAGCCTACCGAGTCCAAAGCACCGGCTAAATCCCCCTCGTTGCAGCGCCAACAAGCGCAAACACCTGAGCAGCGAACCGCCGCCATCCAGCGCCAAGCCAAGCGCACCGCTCAGCAGCAAGTCAAATTTCAACTTCAGCGCCAGATTGAAGAAGAACGCTCGCGCCATTTGGTGCCGTTCCAAGCGGAAACGATTTTCGATTCAACGACAGTGCAGCGCTTTGTGCAATCGGTATCCAGCGCTTTACCGCAACGAGCAGCCCGTTCCAAAGCAGCAGGCATTCAAGCCGTTCAGCGTAAAAGCGCTACTCAAGCTCAATTGCCGCTCCGCGAAAGCCATCAGCAAATCAAACTCGGCCAGATTCAAAGAAGTTTGGGCAATCAGCTTTCACGGCCTAGTTTGCAACGTCAACAGCAAGCCGCTTCGGTGTTGAGCGCCCTGAGTCTGCAACGTGAAGCCATGCAAGGCGTATTACAGCAGCAGGTCAGCTTGCAGCGGCAAATTAGCGACGGGCAAGCCACATTACCGAGCGGTGCTTTTGAAGCGGCTTTGCAGCGTCAAGCAGGCCCAGCGCCTTTAACCCAAAGGCCCAGCACTCCGGCGCAGTGGGTACAAGCTGCCCAACTTGAAGTGCAGCGCGTGGCCGATCCAGCCAAACCCGGTCAACCTCGCTGGATGAGTGTTCAACACCGAGACCAGCACGTTGGCGTGCTGCGATCCGTCGGCAGTCAGTTGGCACAGGGCTTCAAAGCAGACCGTGGCCCTGCTGTCCAGCGCTACGCCGACTACGGTTTGCAAATCGCCACCTTGCAGCGTCAAATCCAGACCAGTGGTATTCCCCGTGTGGTCATGAGTCAAATCCCTGCTTCGGAGCGGCCCAGCTTGCAGCGGGCAATGGATGAGGCGTTGCAAGGCCTCAAAGAGCAAGACGAACAAGATCAAACAGCCCTGAACATTCACGCACTACAACGTCAACTGACCGACCTGAATAACCAAGCCGAACAGCCGGTGATGGAACGCATTCAGGCTCGGCGCGGCAGCGGAAACCCGCTGCCGGAAACGGTACAACGCCATTTGGAAGCCGGACTCAATCATAATTTGAGCAAGGTCAGGATTCACGACGACAGCGAAGCGGACAAGTTGGCCAAAAGCGTTCAAGCGGTTGCGTTTACCACGGGTTCGGATATTTACTTTCAAAGCGGCAAGTTTAGCCCCAATACCCAAAGCGGCCTAGAGTTGATTGCCCACGAAGTCACGCACGTGAAGCAGCAAGCCAGCGGGCAAGTCGGCAAGGGCATTGATCCTGATGCGGGCTTGGAAGCGCAGGCGCAGCAAATGGGCAAACAAATGGCGCATACGTTCGGCGCTCAACCGATTCAAAGTAAAGCGCCGCAGTCCGCAAAGAAGGCCGTGCCGCAAAACAAAGCCTTGCCTACCAATCCATATGCACCGGGGGTTTACACCAAGGCGGCTGCTTTACAACGGGTGCAAGCGGGTACGGTTCAAGCTGCGCTCCATCATCCGTTTGCCAGTATGCAGCGGCAGGAAAGCGGTACGCTCCAGCGCTTTGGCCTGTCTGATCTGAACCCGGTCAACCTCGTCAAAAAAGGGGCAGAGTGGGCTGCCGACAAAGGCAAAGACCTACTCGCCAAGGGACTCACCATCATTCCCGGTTACAAGCAGCTCTGTATGACTTTTGGTAAAGACTTAGTGACGGGCAAGGCGATGGCGCAAGACCCCAACGCGTTGCTAGATACCTTGGCCAATTGGGTGCCGGGGCCGCTCAAAGACATCATTAAAGCGGTTAAGGAAAGCAAAGCTATACCCAAAGCGTGGGCGTGGTTCAAAGGCGAGTTGGGCAAACTGCGGCTCGGTGACTTGATGGGTGATATCGGTGACGCCATCAAGAGTTTGAGCATTGACAAAGCCAAAGCCGCCGTGATGGGGCGCGTCAGTACCCTCAAAGGCATCATCACTGGCAGCGCCAAACGCATTGCTGACATCGTTTTGACGGCCATCGCCGCCGGACTGGGGCCAGTCGGACAAAAAGTGGTGGCAGCCCTGCGGAGCAGCGGTGACATGATTGTGCAGGTACTGAAAAACCCAGCCAAATTTGCCAGCAATCTGTTGGCGGCACTCAAGAAAGGCTTCGGACAGTTTGGGAGCAATGCTCCCAAACACTTCCAAAACGGCGTTGGCACTTGGTTGACCGGCGCAACAGGGGTGTCACTGCCGCCCAAATTGGACTTGCCCGGCATTTTCATGACCGCTTTGACGATCATGGGCTTGACCTATCAGAACTTTCGTGGGCGTTTGGTCAAAGCGGTGGGCGAGCAGAAAGTCAAATTGGCTGAGGGTAGCGTTCAGCTCATCAAAACCTTGCAAGGGGGACTTCACAAAGACCCTGATGTGAAGGGTCAACAAGGTGGAGTGGGGAGCGAAGTCTTAGCGGGGATTAAAAGCGAAGTGCAAAATTCGCTGATCTTGGCAGGCATCAAGAAAGTGGTGGGGATGCTCATTCCGGGCGGCGGGTTTTTAACGGCAATTGTCGGGGCATTTCAAAGCGTGCAGTTCGTGATTCAGCAAGGCAGCCAGATTGCAGGCGTGATTATGGACGCCTTGAGCAGCGTGGGGGCAATTGCGGCGGGCAATATCGGCGGTGCGGCCAACTTGGTGGAACGCAGCTTATCGGGTGCTATACCGCTGGCATTGGGTTTCGTGGCGAAATTGGTGGGGATCGGCAATTTGGGCGGCAAGATCAAAAACACCTTCGCGAAAGTCAAAGCTCGCTTGGATAGAGTCGTCGATAAAGTGGTGCTTAAGGCTAAAGGACTGATTGGAAAGCTCAAAGTTGGGGTCGCTAATACTGCACAGAAGGCTAAAGCATTCATTTCTGGCATTTTTGGCAAAAAGAGTTTCAAAACCAAAAAAGAGCAGCACAGCGTTTGGGTAGACTTTAAGAGTAACACCCCAACGCTGATGTTGGCCAGCACGCCACGGGAAGCCCGCGTTCAACTCCACTATGCTCACACCGAAGCTCTTGAGCGCAATGCGAGCAAGAAAAATGAAGCTGATACCCATCTCGCTCAAGGCCAAGCGGTGGTGACTCAGGGGATTGCCGAATTGAAAAAAGCGGCGTCAGCAGCGACAGGGAAGCCCTCCAAAGCAAAAACAGACCCCAAGATTTTCCTCACCAAGCTTTCGGCACAGTACACTGCTCAGCTTGCACCCATCGCTCAAAAGCTATTTGATTTGGCCGAATCGGGCACAGCGCGTCAAGGCAGCGTCTTACCTCCACACACGGTTACATTTGAGTGCAAACCATCGTTGGATTTTGCAGAATACAAGCGACAACTCGGCATTTCGCAAGCCGTACTCAGAGGAATGTCAGCCGAAGAATTTTTCAAACGGCGAGCACAGTTTAATTTTGTAGTGCCACAGGAAAAAGTGGAACGTAAACTGAGCGTTAAGAGTCAGAACGGGCGCGATGACTATCACGAAAAGCCTGCTATGTCACAAGCCAAAGCTCAAGCCGCCAAAGAATTGCAAGATTTTCTATCTGACCCCAATGGTTCTGCGATTGTCGCTCTTAAAGTCAACAAGATTCAATCACTGATGGAAATGGTTCGCCTTTCAACTGTCGACAAGTTGAAAAATACGAAAAAGGCTGATGAAAAGGCCAAGCTCAGCAGACAACTCTTGAAAATAAGTGACGGTATGGATACACTTAGTAATGCTTCAAGTAATATGGATGCAGGAAAAACCAAATCTGCGGCAAAAAGTATCTTAGGTTGTCTAACTGTTCTTCACAGTCTTGATCAAGTCGCAAGTGGTTTGCCTTCGCAATTGGCTGGCAAGGGATTAGATGCTTACGGAGATGCTCGTGTAGATTTTTCCATTGGCGGTTCTTGGTTACAGAAAGATCGCTTATCCGGTTTAGAGGGGCATATCCGTAAGAATATAAGCACAAAGAATTATCCAATGACGAAGTTGACTCCTATCAGCCTCACTGTTATCAAAACTTAAGGAGCAGGATATGACTCTCGACTTATCGAAATTCAACTCACTTTACTTAGATAGCCGAAAATCTTACGCTCATCATAAAATAGATTTACCAGAGACTATCCATGCGGAACTTAAGCAGTTATTTGATACTTACGGATTGTCAAGCTTAGATCAAGGTTTTTTATGGGTACTCGATCCCATTGAAACGAAGGAAGATTATCAACCTTGGTTTAACTACTTAGCTAGAACGGAAGGCTATATCAAGGCAGAGACGACTTACCCATTTATGAGAACTGCCTTCGGAGATGTTTTTTACTTTGATTCTACTGACTATGGTGAAATAAGTGTTGTAACAAATGGCGGTAGTAATATAAGCTTGAATGGTTATCTCAACAGGTCTTTAGCAGAAGAAGATTACTTGAATGATTCCCACTTCCATCATCTATTCAAAATCGCACTTGAGCGCTTTGGTGAACTTAATTGCGATGAATGCTATGCATTCTTACCTCCATTAGCACTTGGTGGTGAGATTGACGAGCAGTATCTTCAGAAAGTGAAGCTCAAAGAATACTTAGCCATCTTATCTGAGTTTCTGGGTAATGAGGATACTGAAGCAGGCTGAATTCAATCGAAGCTTATACCTGAATTCGCTTGGACAATCAAACATTTGCTGGCCAGATCATATTTTGCCGTGCTAAAGGGGAAAATCAGCACTAAAATAGATTAGAAAATACCCAGCGCTCAAGACGGCAAAGCCCGCCGCACGGAGCCGAATCGTGCTTGGACACAGTGGAAGTGAGAGTGCAGCCCACCGTTTTTGAAACGAAGCGCCGATCAAGCCCTACCCCTAGACACGATTTAAGTTGTCCTTTCGCTGGCCTACCGACCTTCAAGGCTATGGCTTTCAAACCCCCTGCCATACATCCAAAGCATTGAGGCATCAGGCCGCTTCCCAGTTCGCACCTCACACCAATCCCTGCAATTCTCTCAAACTGGGTTTAACGGCGGCTGAAGTGAGTGGCACCACAATCGCTATTTGAGACTCACACCCGCTAATTGAGACTGAGATTCTTCCTCTTCATCCCTACCTACAAGCTGCCTAAACCACCACGTCACAAAACACCTGAACTTCGGGCAGACTGTGCATTAAGTGACAGTTAAATCATGGCCTGCTCTCGCGGTGCGTATTCTGACCGTACGCGCCACGTGATTCCGAGGTAATGCGCCAGTCGATTCCGGACGTCTACGCCACCCTGTTCTGCTGATCAGCAGCTTCTCCCGGCCCACGAGACTCCACCGTCATCCTGAAGGATGACCAAGAAGCGTGTTGCCATGCGAAATATCCGAGAAGTCCTTCGACTCAAGCTGGATCTGGGCTACAGCGACCAACAGGTAAGTCAGAGCGTCAGGGTGGCCCGAAATGCGGAAATACGTTCGACGTGCGCAGGATGCGGGGTTGACCTGGCCACTTCCGCCCGATCTCGATGACCTGCAACTCGAAGCGGCGTTGTTCGGTCCCGTGGACCGAACAACGCCAGGAATGCTCGAAAGACCCGACTGGGCAAAGATCGACCGCGAACTGCGCCGAAAAGGGGTGACGCGGCAGTTGTTGTGGGAGGAACATCATCGTCAGTACCCCGGCAGCGTCCAGTACTCAACTTTTGCCGAACAGTACTGCCAGTGGAAGGCGCAGGCTGGCCTCTCGATGCGACAGGTTCACCAGGCGGACGAAAAGCTGTTCGTCGATTACGCTGGCTTGACCTTAGCCCTCACCGATCCTAGGACTGGGGGGTTCACCCGGGCCAGGTCTTTGTCGCCACGTTGGGCGCGAGTGACTACACCTACGCCGAGGTCACGCGCACCCAGAACAGTGAAGACTGGTTATTGACGTCTGGCGTGCCTTTTACAACGGCATTCGGCCGCATTCTTCGTTGCAGTATCGGACGCCCGACGAGTTTGCTGCACTTCACTCGGCAACTCAACCTTCGACCACGGCACTACACTCACCATGAAACGGGACTCTAATCAGCTTTGTCCATAAAACTGAACCATACCAGCACCAGCAACAACCCAGATGGGGCGACGGTGGGTTTGGCGGGGTTTTTGGGCACGCCGCCTGGCTCAACTGACCTCACCCCTCGCCCGGTTACGACACCGGGCAGACCGTGCGGCATGACGCACACCACCGACCAGAACCGCATCATCGCCGCCCTCGACAATGGTTTCTCCCACACTAGCCCGTTCGAATTCTTCCATCCCCACCATGAACTTCCACCGCGTTGCCGCAGTGAACTGCGCCCCGATCAGGCCTCCCATCCGAACCCCAGCATCAGTAGCGCCGTCGCCCAACTGCTTCGCGGCGAAGTGCGCCTCGACCACAAGCCCGGCGTGATGCTCAGTCTCAGTAACACCAGTTCCCACCTGATGATCAGTGATCTCGCTGCCTCTGGTCACCGCATCTGGTTCTCTACCACGCTGCTCACGACCTTGCCGTCCACCGTTGCGCTGATGGCGATGACCGAAGCGCTCACCACTGACTTCCTGCCGTATACCCGCGTTGCCCTGCGTCACTTCATCAAAATCTTGACCAGCACGGGCAATCTGCATTACCCCATGACCGGCATGCCCCTGCCCAGTGCCACCCTTTCCGTGCCGGTGCGTGAAGCGCTCTGGCGGCTGTGTGACACCATCGACGCCGAAGTGCGCCTCGATCTGCAAGAGGGTCGCCTCAGATCCTGCTGCCAGGACTTCGGCACCCAGCAGCTGGAGTTGGCCCGTACCGCGCGTGAAGTCAACCTTGCCACCCTCATCCACCCTCCACGTCCACAGACCCCGCAACTCACGCCCATCAGCCGCCTGAATCGCCTCATCAAACGCGGCGGTGCAGCCCTCCTCGTCGGCACCTTCAAAACCGAAACCGCCAAACGCTGCGCCGTTGAGAACAACGTGCAGCTCGTCCTGGCCAAAGGTGCGCCCGGCGTTGAAGACCGCGACTTCCTCGGCGGCGTCTACCCCACCGCGAACGGCCCGCAATGGGTGGACGGTCCGATCAGCCGCGCCTTCGTCCTCGCCCAAACCGGAAAGACCGTGCTGCTCATCGACGAGATCCTGCGTTACCAGCCGGAAGCGCTCAACGTCCTGATCGGAGCACTCGACAGCGTCAGCCGTGATGAAGCGCTCAAGATCGGCCTGCCGGAAAGCAGCCTGGTGGGCGAGCGCTTCTACCTGCTCCCGCTGCCCAACGGCGAGCACCTGTGCTGCCCCGCCGCGAACCTCACCTGGCTGATGACCACCAACCTCGGCGAAGATCACCTCCAGACGGCGGACCGCATCGACGCGGCGCTGCTGTCCCGTATCGACATGGTCATCGAATTCCTCTACCCCGATGAGCAGGTTGCCCGCGCCCTGTACGAACGGGTGGGTGGGGACCGTGAACTGGCTGACCTGGCGTACCAGATCGAACTCATTACCCGCGAGGGAGCCGATGTAGACGGCGGGCTGCTGATCCGTCCAGCCGACGCCCGCAAGACTCTGGCGCTGATCAAGGAAACGCTGAGCATCATGGAGGAGGACGGCCTGTCTCGGTTGGTAGCGCTCGAATGTGCCTTGCCGGTGGTGATCTTCCCGCACTGCTGCCCGCGTGACATGGCCGGGCAACTCGACGAGGCCGCCGTGAACATGCTCAGAAACCGCGTCATTGAAGAGGTGCTGGCCTGCGGCGGGTAAGCCGCCCGGACAGGACCACTTTTCCCTCCCCCTGACGGGGAGGAAAGGCGACATGCTCACCCTGCCCAAGCAAGTCACCACGCCCGCCTGGCACCAACAGCCCCGGTGGCGCAAGTACGTCACCCAACTTTTCGCGCTGATCAGCCGCCGCATGAACTTCACCTGCGAATTCCGAAGCGGCGACCTCATTGCCGGCGTCATCCCTGAATCTCGTCGCCTGATCATCAACCCGGCCCTGATGCCCATTCCCGACGCCGAGGTGCGGTTTGATCCGGGCACGGATCATGCGCGGCGCGTGATGCTGCTGCGCGTTATCGTGGCGCACGAAGCGGGCCACGTGGCGTTCAGTGCCCCCAAGCCTGCTCAGCCGCGCCTCGGGTGGGTGTGGAATGCCCTGGAAGACGAGCGCATGGAGCGCCTGGTCGTCCGCAGGCACCCGGAGTTGCTGAGCGACTTTGCCTTCCTGGGTGACGCCATGATGCTCAACGGGCCAGGTGGTGAGCTTGATCTGCTCAACGCCTGCCTGGTCTGGCGCTGGGCACATGACCGTCAGGATCTGCCGTTTCTCGTCAAGCCTGAAGACGAGGAGCGCTGGATGACTTGCATTCGTCCGCTGGTCGAGGCGGCCTGGGACGCGCAAGCTGGGGAGGTTGCGGGGATCGCCCAGCAGATTCTGAATGCGCTCCTTGAAGCTGCTGCGAGCAGTGAGATGCCCAGAGCCGCGCTGAGTGCCGATGGCGCAGGCATGACCGAAACCGGGTCAACCCCCCCTGCACCACCTCGCGCAGCGCCACAAGACCATTCCGGCAATGACGCACAGCGCGAGGGTGCTCAGGATGGGCCAGAGGGTTCGTCCGATCAAAAGAGTGATCGCTCAGACGCCGGTGCAGGAGAGGAGGGTGCTCCGGACGAGCAGGGTGAGCCGAATACTCAGGGAAGGGGCGGCTCAGAGCAGGGCGATCCCGCCACGGATGAAGACGACCAGGCCGCACAAGGCGGCTCGTCCAGTGATGGGGACACGACGGCTGACGATCCTGCGGACACCGAGGCTCAAGACGCACAGCGCAGCCCCTCCAGCGACGGTGAGGACAGCGCCAACGCCCCTGCAACGGATGAAGGCGACCAGGCGGGACGAGGCGGCCCCTCCAGTGACGATCACGGCCCGACGTCTAACGATCCCGCAACAGCTGGGAGCACGCCAGACGAGCCAGGCGATCCGTCCGGTACTCAGGACACGCTGGGCACAGGGAACACGCGAGGTCAAGGCAAAGGTGAGGCAGAAACGAACCCATCAGCAGGGAAGGACTGGGCCAGTCCAGCAGGCGGGGCGGGGGACGGCCTGCCGCTGCCCAGTGCGCCGGAAGAAGACCTCTGGCCTGACAGTGCGGTGTTTGAACTCGAAGCCCACGCCCGCCGTCTGAGCAGCGTTCTCGCGCCGCAAGGCACACCCGCCCACCAACAGCGCAGCCGCTCGAAAGGCCGATTCCGCTACGACCGCTACGTGACCGGAGCCGAGCGGTACTTCCAGCGCCGCGTGGGAGAGGAAAAACCTGCCCCGTTCGTCTTGCAACTCCTCGTCGACACGTCCGGAAGCATGGACGGCCCACGGCTGGCTGCCGCGCATCAGGCCGCCCTCCTGCTGTGCCGCGCGGCGTTCCTGGCCCGCAGCGATGTGCGGGTCATTACCTTCAACTTTGATGCTCAAGAAGTGGTGCCCCTGCACACCCCTTGGACTCAAGCTCAGCAGCTCGCTCACCTCCGGGCCAGTGGTGGCACGAACCTCGCTCCGGCGCTGGAACTCGCCCGCGCCTACCGCCCACCACCGACCCACAAAGAAGTCATCGGCATCATCTGCGACGGCAACCTCAAAAGCAGAGACATTCAGCGCTGCACGGCCCTGATGGACGCCCTGCGCCGCGAACGCACCACCCCACCCACCCTCTTCCCGCTGCTCATCGGTGAAGGGCTGGGAGCCACCGAAACCTGGAAATCACTCTTCGGCACCGCCGTCCCTGTCCTGGCCCTTGATGACATCGCCTTGACGCTCAAGCGTTGCCTCACCAACGAGCGCAGAAGATCCAGCGCCTGAATCCCAACCGCGAATGAGCAAACCCCACGCCCAAACATCCGGTTCGGTTGAAAACTGTCGCCAGCGTCCACGCGTACGACGCCTGTCTTCGTGACCGCCGACCCATCCGACCATCCGAGCCAACTCGCCCTTCAACGAGCCAAGCAGGCAGCCAAGTCAGATCAACGCTGAATGTTCCTGAATCTGAACCGACCTTACTCAGCGCCCATAGCATTAAAAGCGCTTCTATAGAAAAGGGTCTGGGCGGAAAACCCACCGGCTTTAGCCCTCATCGTTACCCACAAATTAGGGTGAGGGGGCAGGGGGGCACCAGGTAAGATCAAGCAATCGCATCCAACCTCTCCACAACGTCTGCCAACCTGGTTCTCCGTCACTCTTACGTGCCAGAAACCCTCCTAAATTTGCTACAGCACGCCAAAAGACACGTAAGGTTAGGGATGTTGCAGGTTGATGAAGTCGATAGGCGACTACTCGGCAGAGTGGTTCAGGGATCAACTGGCGAGCCAGTTGATCCCCATCTTCACGTGAAGCATTCCGGAGCCACAATAAACGCACAGCGACGATGGCGAGGAAGCCCAGCAACCTGTGAAGACGCTTCCCAGAACGGAGTTGCCGGGCTTCCATTCGGCAGCCTGATTTGAGGCATTTGTGATATTCCTCGATGTTCCAGCGTAACGAATACCAGGAGAGGCGCTCCAGAGCAGCTTCCACCGTGAGGCACGGAAGCGTGCTGACCAGAAGCCACTCCACGGCATCGCCCGAAGTTGCGAGGTCAAAGGCACGAACGCACCATACCCGTTGAGCGGGGAACCCCCGCTCAGGGCCATTTCTGGGCGCACACAGTTGGCAGGTGTCAAAGGCGATACCGAGCTGAACAGGCGTGACGACGTGGGTTTTGGGGTCTCGATACTTCAGCAGTGTGGTCGTGACCGGTGGTTTTGCCCGCATCCACTCCATAAGACGCTGTGAACCTTCATTGGTTTCAACGCAGCGGTTTTGGGCCACCCGCATGACCACTTGCCACTGGAGGCTCCGTGCGATCCGTAGGTAACTGAACACGTCACTGCCACGATCCCCCACACTGATCCAAGTACAACCAGGGGGCACACCGCCGATCGCCTGTACAGTATCAGCCCAGACATCGTATTCCGTATGTCGTCCTGCACGTTCTGTACGGGTTTCATGTCCTTTGTGTCGCTCTGTCCTCGTCCAGACATGCTGCCACGCTAGGCCGAGGACGCTGGCTCCACTGGATGTCGGTGTGACTGCAAGCGCTGAATGCATCAGAAATCCGCGCCCGCGTGTGTCACCGATATGACCCAAACCAGTCGTGGCGACGTGTGGGCTGAAATCGAGCTCAGTTGTGTCCTGAATGAAGAGGACGGGCAGCGCAGACTGCGCTGCCCGTCGGGTATGTTGCCAGTGAACGGCTGATAGCAATTCATGACTCAAGCGCTCTTCGTCAAGCAGTCGATAGGCCGCTTTGACATCGCTCCAGCAACCACATTGCTGCGGCAGGGAGCCCTCTGGAAACCGTGCCAGTGCCGCCCCTAAGCTGACAGCTCGCTTTGTTCGCCGTCTATCCCCAAGGTCGAGAGAACTCCATTGCTCCTCCGCCCATTGCCGGGCATCCAACCAATTGGTGTCCATTCTTCAGTTTGCGCCACTTGTGGGTAACGATGAGGGCTTTAGCCGTGGGATGGATGGCCCAGCCACCCGCAGGGCGGGAAGCTAAAGCCGAGCGCCTGACCGAAAGTCTACTCGGTGTCTGTTGTAGCTTGCAACAGACACGCCGAACCGCTAGACTGTGTTTGTGCCTAACGCCAACCTCCACAAACAAACTTCGGTGACGCATCTGCGCTACCACTTCGTGTTCTGCCCGAAACGGCGGCGCAAGGTGTTGGTGAATGGCGTGGCTGATCGTTTGAAAGTGCTGCTGGGCGAGAAGTGCGCCGCGCTGGGTTGGGAGATTGTGGCGCTGGAAGTCATGCCAGACCACGTTCACCTGTTCATCAGCACGGGGCCGGATGTTTCGCCCAGTCAGGTCATGCACGCCCTCAAGGGGTACACCAGCCGGATTCTCAGGCAGGAATACCCAAGCTTGAACACGCTCCCGTCGCTGTGGACTCGCTCTTTCTGGGCTAGCACGGCGGGCAACGTCAGCGCAGAAGTCATTCAGAAGTACATCGCAGAACAGAAGACGAGGGATTGAATGCTTAAAGCCTTCAGATACCGTCTTTGCCCTACCAAAGCGCAAGAAACTGAGCTGTTCAATCAGTTGCGCCTTTGTCGCAACCTGTATAACGCTGGACTGGAGGAAAGAATTGGAGCGTACAAGAAAAAGAAAGA
The Deinococcus psychrotolerans genome window above contains:
- a CDS encoding eCIS core domain-containing protein, with the protein product MPEYEQTHRPSPTVAKPTESKAPAKSPSLQRQQAQTPEQRTAAIQRQAKRTAQQQVKFQLQRQIEEERSRHLVPFQAETIFDSTTVQRFVQSVSSALPQRAARSKAAGIQAVQRKSATQAQLPLRESHQQIKLGQIQRSLGNQLSRPSLQRQQQAASVLSALSLQREAMQGVLQQQVSLQRQISDGQATLPSGAFEAALQRQAGPAPLTQRPSTPAQWVQAAQLEVQRVADPAKPGQPRWMSVQHRDQHVGVLRSVGSQLAQGFKADRGPAVQRYADYGLQIATLQRQIQTSGIPRVVMSQIPASERPSLQRAMDEALQGLKEQDEQDQTALNIHALQRQLTDLNNQAEQPVMERIQARRGSGNPLPETVQRHLEAGLNHNLSKVRIHDDSEADKLAKSVQAVAFTTGSDIYFQSGKFSPNTQSGLELIAHEVTHVKQQASGQVGKGIDPDAGLEAQAQQMGKQMAHTFGAQPIQSKAPQSAKKAVPQNKALPTNPYAPGVYTKAAALQRVQAGTVQAALHHPFASMQRQESGTLQRFGLSDLNPVNLVKKGAEWAADKGKDLLAKGLTIIPGYKQLCMTFGKDLVTGKAMAQDPNALLDTLANWVPGPLKDIIKAVKESKAIPKAWAWFKGELGKLRLGDLMGDIGDAIKSLSIDKAKAAVMGRVSTLKGIITGSAKRIADIVLTAIAAGLGPVGQKVVAALRSSGDMIVQVLKNPAKFASNLLAALKKGFGQFGSNAPKHFQNGVGTWLTGATGVSLPPKLDLPGIFMTALTIMGLTYQNFRGRLVKAVGEQKVKLAEGSVQLIKTLQGGLHKDPDVKGQQGGVGSEVLAGIKSEVQNSLILAGIKKVVGMLIPGGGFLTAIVGAFQSVQFVIQQGSQIAGVIMDALSSVGAIAAGNIGGAANLVERSLSGAIPLALGFVAKLVGIGNLGGKIKNTFAKVKARLDRVVDKVVLKAKGLIGKLKVGVANTAQKAKAFISGIFGKKSFKTKKEQHSVWVDFKSNTPTLMLASTPREARVQLHYAHTEALERNASKKNEADTHLAQGQAVVTQGIAELKKAASAATGKPSKAKTDPKIFLTKLSAQYTAQLAPIAQKLFDLAESGTARQGSVLPPHTVTFECKPSLDFAEYKRQLGISQAVLRGMSAEEFFKRRAQFNFVVPQEKVERKLSVKSQNGRDDYHEKPAMSQAKAQAAKELQDFLSDPNGSAIVALKVNKIQSLMEMVRLSTVDKLKNTKKADEKAKLSRQLLKISDGMDTLSNASSNMDAGKTKSAAKSILGCLTVLHSLDQVASGLPSQLAGKGLDAYGDARVDFSIGGSWLQKDRLSGLEGHIRKNISTKNYPMTKLTPISLTVIKT
- a CDS encoding DUF421 domain-containing protein, which translates into the protein MNTLMTVLHTLLTPQDGWSAEFFLRVALSVLLLFALVIFIARAFGSRTFASFTSFDFLINVTAGSLVASAIMGKNLIGGALALLCLAGLQWLISFFSARFRPWHDLVDNPPVVLIEHGQYQHRVMRRVRVSMQSLEQQLRNQGVTEVEKVQFAILESGGTISVISGDASQRSVGTLPRRTG
- a CDS encoding response regulator is translated as MNRPFRLMLIDDNYADCLLAEEALNYPGLECEFTFSDSGPAVLASFKAGAQLPDLLLLDVNMPEMNGFEILKVIKTTSELWHLPVGMLSTSKRPKDITEAYDLQANFYIVKSLEFSGFQRQLSALLSFWRSAMLPSPKSHKSAKAVPAPA
- a CDS encoding integrase core domain-containing protein, giving the protein MDVWRAFYNGIRPHSSLQYRTPDEFAALHSATQPSTTALHSP
- a CDS encoding T6SS immunity protein Tdi1 domain-containing protein, with protein sequence MTLDLSKFNSLYLDSRKSYAHHKIDLPETIHAELKQLFDTYGLSSLDQGFLWVLDPIETKEDYQPWFNYLARTEGYIKAETTYPFMRTAFGDVFYFDSTDYGEISVVTNGGSNISLNGYLNRSLAEEDYLNDSHFHHLFKIALERFGELNCDECYAFLPPLALGGEIDEQYLQKVKLKEYLAILSEFLGNEDTEAG